A genomic region of Raphanus sativus cultivar WK10039 chromosome 6, ASM80110v3, whole genome shotgun sequence contains the following coding sequences:
- the LOC108808916 gene encoding uncharacterized protein LOC108808916: MMSIVSSHHHHCQPSFTHEQRCGIGTLSNKVPYSGPCFSGRLAFSHSLCLKSSCKEQTGSRRRFSRFCSVADDGMNPDSSDDEEKESLDDKSKREANDMNRANLERMVGSDDSAFNGLDLATLIRQKYGRSYDVQLIKKEFMGRNLLAMNVMWKYREQRSFPLTEEEYILRLDDVANMLKCWGAVSHIRNSLAKSKERPRIGKAVSIFIDMDSTGGRANEWIYK; the protein is encoded by the exons ATGATGAGCATTGTTTCAAGTCATCACCATCATTGTCAACCATCGTTTACACACGAACAACGATGCGGTATAGGAACACTTTCTAATAAGGTTCCTTACTCCGGTCCCTGTTTCTCCGGAAGATTGGCTTTCTCGCATAGCCTCTGCTTGAAGAGTTCTTGTAAGGAGCAAACTGGTAGTAGGAGAAGGTTTTCAAGATTTTGCAGTGTTGCGGATGACGGCATGAATCCAGATAGTTCGGATGACGAGGAAAAGGAATCACTCGATGATAAATCTAAAAGG GAAGCGAACGATATGAACCGGGCAAATCTTGAAAGAATGGTTGGGTCGGATGATTCTGCGTTTAACGGCTTAGATCTTGCAACACTCATCAGGCAGAAGTATGGAAGATCTTATGATGTTCAGCTCATCAAGAAG GAGTTCATGGGGAGGAATCTTCTTGCAATGAATGTCATGTGGAAGTACAGAGAACAG AGGTCTTTTCCTCTAACCGAAGAAGAATACATATTAAGACTTGACGATGTAGCAAACATGTTGAAATGCTGGGGAGCGGTCTCGCATATCCGTAACAGCCTAGCAAAGTCCAAAGAGCGACCCAGGATAGGGAAG GCTGTTAGCATTTTCATAGACATGGATTCAACAGGTGGACGAGCAAACGAATGGATTTACAAGTAA
- the LOC130496332 gene encoding sugar transport protein 10-like gives MAGGAFVSEGGSGGRDYEGGVTVFVVITCMVAAMGGLLFGYDLGISGGVTSMDEFLSKFFPQLERQRQKVKNETAYCKFDDQKLQLFTSSLYLAALVASFVASVVTRKYGRKVSMFTGGLAFLTGALINAFAINVTMLIIGRLLLGVGVGFANQSTPVYLSEMAPAKIRGALNICFQVAITSGILVANLINYGTSNMAKHGWRVSLGLAAVPAILMVIGSFFLPDTPNSMLERGKYEEAKQMLKKVRGTDNVDHEFQDIRDACEAAKKVEHPWKNIMQSKYRPALVFCSAIPFFQQITGINVIMFYAPVLFKTLGFGDDAALMSAVITGVVNVLATFVSLYSVDRFGRRFLFLEGGIQMFICQILVGSFIGLKFGTTGTGTLTPATADWILVFICVYVAGFAWSWGPLGWLVPSEICPLEIRPAGQAINVSVNMFFTFLIGQFFLTMLCHMKFGLFYFFGGMVAIMTIFIYFLFPETRGVPIEEMGRVWKQHWFWKNYIPDDVVIGGHDEN, from the exons atggcagGAGGAGCTTTTGTGTCAGAAGGAGGAAGTGGGGGAAGAGATTATGAAGGAGGAGTCACAGTTTTCGTTGTCATAACATGTATGGTTGCGGCCATGGGAGGTCTCCTCTTTGGTTATGACCTTGGAATCTCAGGAGGTGTGACATCAATGGATGAGTTTCTTAGCAAGTTCTTCCCACAGTTAGAGAGGCAGAGGCAAAAGGTGAAGAACGAGACGGCATACTGCAAATTTGATGACCAAAAGCTCCAATTGTTTACTTCTTCTCTCTACTTAGCAGCTTTAGTAGCTTCCTTTGTGGCTTCGGTTGTTACTAGGAAATATGGACGAAAGGTTTCCATGTTTACCGGTGGACTCGCTTTCCTCACCGGTGCACTAATCAATGCATTTGCCATTAATGTCACAATGCTCATCATCGGTAGACTTTTGCTCGGTGTAGGTGTTGGATTTGCTAATCAG tctACTCCGGTTTACCTCTCGGAAATGGCTCCAGCAAAGATAAGAGGAGCGCTAAACATTTGTTTCCAGGTGGCGATTACGTCTGGAATCTTGGTGGCAAATCTGATTAACTATGGAACATCTAATATGGCTAAACATGGGTGGAGGGTTTCTTTAGGTTTAGCAGCTGTTCCAGCAATTCTTATGGTGATCGGATCATTCTTTTTGCCCGATACACCAAACTCAATGCTTGAGAGAGGCAAATACGAGGAAGCAAAACAAATGTTGAAGAAAGTACGAGGAACGGATAACGTTGACCATGAGTTTCAAGATATACGCGATGCATGTGAAGCTGCTAAAAAGGTAGAACATCCATGGAAAAACATCATGCAGAGCAAATACAGACCAGCTTTAGTCTTCTGCTCGGCCATTCCCTTTTTCCAGCAGATTACTGGAATTAATGTCATTATGTTCTATGCTCCTGTTCTCTTCAAGACTCTTGGTTTTGGTGATGACGCTGCTCTCATGTCGGCTGTAATAACCGGTGTAGTCAACGTGCTCGCCACCTTTGTCTCCCTATACTCGGTTGATAGATTTGGAAGAAGGTTTCTTTTCCTTGAAGGTGGTATTCAAATGTTCATTTGTCAG ATTCTTGTTGGTTCATTTATCGGTTTAAAATTCGGAACCACGGGAACCGGAACCTTGACACCAGCAACAGCAGATTGGATCCTTGTTTTCATATGTGTGTATGTTGCTGGATTTGCATGGTCATGGGGTCCATTGGGTTGGTTAGTACCCAGTGAGATATGTCCACTGGAAATTAGACCAGCGGGACAAGCCATCAACGTCTCAGTCAACATGTTCTTCACTTTTCTCATCGGTCAATTCTTCTTGACAATGCTTTGTCACATGAAGTTTGGTCTCTTCTACTTCTTTGGAGGCATGGTTGCGATCATGACCATCTTCATCTACTTTTTGTTTCCGGAGACCAGAGGTGTTCCCATTGAAGAGATGGGAAGAGTTTGGAAGCAACATTGGTTCTGGAAAAATTACATTCCAGATGATGTAGTTATTGGCGGACATGATGAAAACTAA
- the LOC108806229 gene encoding E3 ubiquitin ligase BIG BROTHER-related, producing MNNSPLDTRPPHNNPIPISPPIRKPYLTIMAMEKDNNNHASNVAVTATAEQATKVNDADARLPPENRQTGVVVSESVSGSEKGEEGAETAVAAVSVEDDDESGGSSLVPPRSSSARVPFTNLSQIDSDLALARTLQEQERAYMMLTMNSEISDYGSWETGSYVYEEDEFDDPEDEEEDEYETDDDPQEDVQANGDDQENGGADTTEEVGYSDDETFARALQEAEAREMADRLSALTGLANRVEVLEDDDHTSEDAWDEMDPDELSYEELLALGDIVGTESRGLSADTIASLPSKRYKDGENQNGTNESCVICRLDYEDDDDLILLPCKHSYHSECINNWLKINKICPVCSAEVSTSSAGQS from the exons ATGAATAATTCCCCTTTGGATACCAGACCCCCACACAACAATCCAATCCCCATCTCACCTCCGATTCGAAAACCCTACCTTACAATCATGGCCATGGAGAAGGACAACAACAACCACGCTAGCAACGTCGCCGTCACTGCCACCGCCGAGCAAGCCACCAAGGTTAACGACGCCGATGCACGGTTGCCGCCGGAGAATCGTCAGACCGGTGTCGTCGTCTCGGAATCCGTAAGCGGAAGCGAGAAAGGAGAGGAAGGTGCGGAGACGGCGGTTGCAGCGGTGTCTGTggaggatgatgatgagagCGGGGGATCGAGTTTGGTACCTCCCCGATCTTCCTCGGCTAGGGTTCCCTTCACTAATCTGAGCCAGATCGATTCGGATCTTGCTCTCGCTCGCACGCTCCAAGAACAG GAGCGGGCGTATATGATGCTGACGATGAACAGTGAGATCAGTGACTATGGGAGCTGGGAAACTGGAAGCTATGTATACGAGGAGGATGAGTTTGATGACCCCGAGGATGAGGAGGAAGACGAATACGAAACAGATGATGATCCTCAGGAAGATGTGCAAGCCAATGGAGACGATCAGGAAAATGGTGGCGCTGACACCACCGAGGAAGTTGGTTATTCAGATGATGAAACTTTTGCTAGAGCTCTTCAGGAAGCTGAGGCAAGGGAGATGGCTGATAGGTTGTCTGCCTTGACTGGGTTAGCTAATC GGGTTGAAGTTCTAGAGGATGATGATCATACTTCTGAG GATGCCTGGGATGAGATGGACCCTGATGAGCTTTCATATGAG GAGTTGCTTGCGCTTGGCGACATTGTGGGAACCGAGAGTAGAGGGTTGTCAGCTGATACAATTGCATCTTTGCCttcaaaaagatataaagaTGGAGAAAATCAGAACGGAACCAATGAGTC GTGTGTTATATGTCGTCTAGACTATGAGGATGACGATGACTTGATACTGCTTCCATGCAAACATTCTTACCACTCGGAGTGCATTAATAACTGGTTGAAGATAAACAAG ATTTGTCCTGTATGCAGCGCAGAAGTTTCAACTTCCTCAGCTGGACAAAGCTGA
- the LOC130496645 gene encoding uncharacterized protein LOC130496645: MIFKLHAVYGEWLLRDFRWDFVVDDLKGARLFLLNEDSTHAELVAMAQEDYNLDMRSVTVEISYSLPAEMMMTPSSPPIHVTSDRQVRNLLEILKTHRVCLCVSSRSKVETVSEKREEAGEWEEDVGDNDEAGEWEEDVGDNDEADECFEDVGDNESVEDENQDGEEENGEEENGEEDADNTIVGETDQNGGDYSLYGKVLDEDEEDDDNICFEEIEKTYAKTNAIEGGKSDCTSIYVNQSFVSKDALLSELRLTAVRGRFSFRIYKSTKTLLVAICRVSGCGWKIRASVKHGSNTFWVTKYVEKHLCSIGDRIAQRRHCTPKYVGSLFIDRVGIIDGITPQHITDAMKNMFGMTLDYTTSYRALLYAQKLVRGSAEEGYSRLPSYLEQISIANPDSITAIELDSEKRFKYLFLSFGASIKGFKYQRRVIVVDGTHLSGKYGGVMLVAAAQDGNFQIFPLAFGIVDAEDEPSWEWFFTKLASCISHDKPLVIVSDRHAAIKSACEKVFPWATRGICYYHLQDNIVKKFKGKHLMYLVKGAAYAHTVHDFNRYMAEIRSANPELATYLEKADAKLWSRVYCKGNRFNIKTSNIAESINSALKRARGFPIPFLLEFIRQKLGKWYWKRRQDALSLPTVHSRGVEYLLAVRSEIADTMTVEPIDGWRFFVKGGKMDCAVDLEHVKCGCGVYGVEKIPCSHAIAAGTHAGVHIDTLVCPLYSKNHLYAGYSENIYPIVSQHIEERECFPPNVKRGPGRQKKSRWQSWLELSRMRGHKPRKKHRARRCSNCKETGHTKPQCTQPVD; the protein is encoded by the coding sequence atgatttttaagttacatgcagtgtatggagaatggttgttgagagatttccgttgggattttgtggttgatgatctcaaaggagcaagattgtttttattgaatgaagattcaacacatgctgaacttgttgcaatggctcaagaagattataacctggacatgagatcagtgactgtggagattagctactcattaccagcagaaatgatgatgactccaagcagtcctcccattcatgttacaagtgatagacaagttcgaaacttgctcgagatactcaaaacgcatagagtatgtctttgtgtatcaagccgcagcaaggtggaaacggtttcagagaaaagagaagaagctggtgaatgggaagaagatgttggtgataatgatgaagctggtgaatgggaagaagatgttggtgataatgatgaggctgatgaatgttttgaagatgttggtgataatgagtctgttgaagatgaaaatcaagatggggaggaggaaaatggggaggaggaaaatggggaggaggatgctgataacactattgttggtgaaacggatcagaatggtggggattacagtctttatggaaaggttctagatgaggacgaggaagatgatgataatatttgttttgaagaaattgaaaagacatatgctaagacaaatgctattgaaggaggaaaatcggattgtaccagcatctatgtcaaccagagttttgttagcaaggatgcactgctttcagagctgcggttgacagcagtgaggggtaggttttctttcagaatatacaaatcaacaaaaactctccttgtggcaatatgtcgggttagcggttgtggatggaagatcagagcgagtgtgaaacatgggtcaaacacgttttgggtaacaaagtatgtggaaaaacatttatgctcaattggagaccgaatcgctcagcggagacactgtactccaaagtatgttggtagtcttttcattgatcgtgttgggatcattgatgggataactccacagcatatcactgatgcaatgaagaacatgtttggcatgacgcttgattacaccacttcatacagagcactgttatatgcacagaaattggtgagaggatcagcagaagaagggtattcgcgtctgccttcatatctcgagcaaatctccattgcaaatcctgattctatcacggctatagaacttgattctgagaaaagatttaagtatctatttctctcttttggagcttctatcaaaggttttaagtatcagagaagggtcattgtggtggatggaactcacctaagtggaaagtatggaggtgttatgttagttgcagccgcacaagatggcaattttcagatattcccattggcttttgggatcgtggatgctgaagatgaaccttcttgggaatggtttttcacaaaattggctagttgtatatctcatgacaagcctctggtgatagtctctgaccggcacgcggccattaaaagtgcgtgtgagaaggtgtttccttgggcaacccgaggaatatgttattatcaccttcaagataacattgtcaaaaagtttaaagggaaacatctcatgtacttggtgaaaggggctgcttatgcgcacacggttcacgattttaaccggtacatggctgagatacggagtgcaaacccggaacttgcaacgtatttggagaaggccgacgccaagctatggtcaagggtttattgtaaggggaacaggttcaacataaaaacaagcaacatcgctgaatctattaattccgcactgaagcgagcaagaggatttccgattccgttcctgctggagttcataaggcagaagttaggaaaatggtattggaaaaggagacaagatgctttgagtctcccaactgtacatagccggggtgttgaatacttgcttgctgttcgatcagagatagcggatacgatgacggtcgaaccaattgatggatggcgtttctttgtcaaaggtggcaaaatggactgtgcggttgatttggaacatgtaaagtgtggttgtggtgtctatggagtggagaaaataccttgctctcatgctatagcagctggaacacatgctggtgtgcatatcgacacacttgtatgtccactttactcaaagaatcatctgtatgcaggatactcagagaatatatatcctatcgtgtcacaacatattgaggaacgagaatgctttcctccaaacgtaaagcgtggtccggggagacagaagaaatcaagatggcaatcttggttggagctatctaggatgaggggacacaaacccaggaagaaacacagggcacggagatgctcaaactgcaaggaaactggccatacgaaaccacaatgtacacaaccagttgactag
- the LOC108813513 gene encoding sugar transport protein 4, which produces MAGGFVSQTPGVRNYNYKLTPKVFVTCFIGAFGGLIFGYDLGISGGVTQMKPFLKKFFPDVRKKMQSAHQDEYCRFDSQLLTLFTSSLYLAALVSSLFASTITRLFGRKWSMFLGGFTFFVGSAFNGFAQNIAMLLVGRILLGFGVGFANQSVPVYLSEMAPPNLRGAFNNGFQVAIIFGIVVATIINYFTAQLEGNIGWRISLGLACVPAMMIMIGALILPDTPNSLIERGFTEEAKKMLQSIRGTNEVDEEFQDLVDASEESKQVKHPWKNIMLPRYRPQLIMTCFIPFFQQLTGINVITFYAPVLFQTLGFGSKASLLSAMVTGIIELLCTFVSVFTVDRFGRRVLFLQGGIQMLISQIAIGVMIGVKYGTVGTGSIGKSDANLIVALICIYVAGFAWSWGPLGWLVPSEISPLEIRSAAQAINVAVNMFFTFLVAQLFLTMLCHMKFGLFFFFAVFVFIMTIFIYLMLPETKNVPIEEMNRVWKAHWFWGRFIPDEVVGVSAAEMQQKSV; this is translated from the exons ATGGCCGGAGGTTTCGTAAGTCAAACGCCGGGGGTTCGTAATTATAATTACAAACTGACACCGAAAGTGTTCGTAACATGTTTCATCGGTGCCTTTGGTGGTCTCATCTTCGGATACGATCTCGGGATCTCAG GAGGGGTAACCCAAATGAAGCCGTTCTTGAAGAAGTTTTTCCCTGACGTGCGCAAGAAGATGCAGAGCGCACACCAGGACGAGTACTGTCGTTTCGATAGTCAGCTTCTCACTCTCTTCACTTCCTCTCTCTACCTAGCGGCTTTGGTCTCTTCCTTATTCGCTTCCACCATAACCCGACTTTTCGGAAGGAAATGGTCTATGTTCCTCGGTGGTTTCACCTTCTTCGTCGGCTCTGCTTTCAATGGCTTTGCTCAAAACATCGCCATGCTTCTCGTCGGTCGTATTCTACTCGGTTTCGGTGTCGGATTCGCCAACCAa tCTGTTCCGGTTTATCTGTCGGAAATGGCACCTCCGAATCTAAGAGGAGCCTTCAACAATGGGTTTCAAGTAGCGATTATTTTCGGTATCGTTGTTGCAACCATCATCAACTACTTCACTGCACAGCTGGAAGGCAACATCGGATGGAGAATCTCACTAGGGTTAGCTTGTGTCCCTGCGATGATGATTATGATCGGAGCTTTGATCCTTCCTGATACTCCCAACTCTCTCATCGAACGTGGCTTTACCGAAGAGGCTAAGAAAATGCTCCAATCTATCAGAGGAACCAATGAAGTCGATGAAGAGTTTCAAGATCTTGTTGATGCGAGTGAAGAGTCTAAGCAAGTGAAACACCCGTGGAAGAACATCATGCTTCCTCGTTACAGACCACAGCTGATCATGACTTGCTTCATTCCTTTCTTCCAGCAGCTTACCGGAATCAACGTCATTACATTTTATGCGCCTGTTCTGTTCCAAACCCTAGGGTTCGGTAGCAAAGCCTCGCTCTTGTCGGCTATGGTGACGGGAATCATCGAGCTCTTGTGTACGTTTGTCTCTGTTTTCACTGTGGATAGGTTTGGAAGAAGGGTCTTGTTCCTCCAGGGAGGTATCCAGATGCTTATCTCTCAG ATCGCTATTGGAGTCATGATTGGTGTCAAATACGGAACTGTTGGAACAGGGAGCATAGGGAAATCAGATGCTAATCTGATCGTGGCGCTGATCTGCATCTATGTAGCTGGTTTCGCCTGGTCATGGGGACCGTTGGGATGGCTGGTGCCTAGTGAGATATCTCCACTAGAGATCCGATCAGCAGCTCAAGCCATTAATGTAGCGGTCAACATGTTCTTCACATTCCTTGTAGCTCAGCTCTTCCTCACAATGCTCTGTCACATGAAGTTTGGactattcttcttcttcgccgTGTTCGTCTTTATAATGACGATATTTATCTACTTGATGTTGCCTGAGACGAAGAATGTACCAATAGAAGAGATGAACAGAGTGTGGAAGGCACACTGGTTCTGGGGAAGGTTTATACCTGATGAAGTTGTTGGTGTTAGTGCTGCTGAGATGCAACAAAAGTCTGTatga